The DNA region GAAGTACGTGAACGAGGCCGAACGGAACGCCCTGATCGCGGCAGCGCGGGCTTGTCCCAGCCGGAAACTGCGAACCTTCTGCCTGACGTTGGTATACACGGGCTGCCGGATTTCCGAGGCGCTGGCGATATCGGGGCGGTCCCTCGAACTCGCGTCCGGCTTTATCGTCGTGCGCTCGCTGAAGAAGCGCAACGGCGCCATTGTTTTCCGAGAGGTCCCGGTGCCGCCTCAGCTGCTTGAGGAGCTTCTGGCAACGCACGACTTGAGCGAGCCCGACAAAGATAAGCTTTGGCCGTGGTGCCGCGCGCATGCTTGGTGTCTCATCAAGGGCCTCATGGCCGACGCCGGCATCGCGGACGGCATTCATGCCACGCCGAAAGGCCTCCGCCATGGCTTTGGCCTGCATGCGGTCAGGTCGGGAGTGCCGATAAACTTCATCCAGCGCTGGCTTGGCCACGCGCGCATGGAGACGACGGCGATCTATCTTCAGGCCATGGGTGTCGAAGAGCGGGAAATTGCGGCGCGCATGTGGGCATAATCATCGAACATTCGCGCAGATCGCGGTCACGCGGACAGACGAGCCGTTCGCCATGCAGTGATACGCGTTGTTC from Pseudolabrys taiwanensis includes:
- a CDS encoding tyrosine-type recombinase/integrase — its product is MRVQSRGQLSLYTAAGERKYVNEAERNALIAAARACPSRKLRTFCLTLVYTGCRISEALAISGRSLELASGFIVVRSLKKRNGAIVFREVPVPPQLLEELLATHDLSEPDKDKLWPWCRAHAWCLIKGLMADAGIADGIHATPKGLRHGFGLHAVRSGVPINFIQRWLGHARMETTAIYLQAMGVEEREIAARMWA